The genome window ACCGCCCACGACCACCACGAGGGCCCCTGGGGGGACGGCCGCCAGGTGCGAGCCCTGATCGATGCCGGCTACACGGGAGACGGAGTACTGCTTCCGGAGTACCTGGGGGATCGGCTGCCCCTGGCAGGACGGGGGTCGGGCATCTTCGAAATCACCGTCAGCCGGGAGGAACCGCCGGTGCACGAGGTGCTGCGCCCGGAGGGATTGCCCGACGTGCTGGGGACCGGGGTGGAGCTGGCCGCCCGCTTTGCCCGCTGGCATCAGGAGCTGGAGCAACAGCGGGATCTCTACGCCGGGAACGACTCGGTCTTCATCGGCAAGATCCAGGCGGGCGAGATCTATAACCAGTCCCCCCGGGAATGCCGCCTCAACGGCATCCGGCGCTGGGTGACTCCGGGCTCGGGCGAGCAGGTGGAGGCCGACTTTCACCGGCGATTGCAGGACTTGGCGCGTGAAACCCGGACCCGAATCTCGGCCAACTACCTCTTCATGGCCGAAGCCTTTCGCATCGACCCCGCCGATCCCCTGGTTTCGGCGCTTCAGTCGGCCCACACGGCCGCCGCCGGAAAGCCCCTGCCCCTCGGAGGCAAGCCCTTTGTGGACGACGGCAACGCCTTCTGCAACCGGGCCGGCATTCCCGCCTTGACCCACGGCCCCCTGGCTCACGGCGCCCACACCGTCAGCGAGACGGTCACGCTCGACGAACTTGTCCGCGTGGCCCGGGTCTATGCCCTGACGGCCGCGGCCTATTGTTAGGGGT of Acidobacteriota bacterium contains these proteins:
- a CDS encoding M20/M25/M40 family metallo-hydrolase translates to MAPNTLPSSITETLLASVNPERLLQTATALVEVPSRTRSAGAAADRLAAILGEEGFKVERPVADWPDSPAVVTRLDSGKPGRTLQFDGHLDTVHLPFVPPRFEQGVLHGSGASDMKGGIAAFVEALRVLRETGALSGGGILLTAHDHHEGPWGDGRQVRALIDAGYTGDGVLLPEYLGDRLPLAGRGSGIFEITVSREEPPVHEVLRPEGLPDVLGTGVELAARFARWHQELEQQRDLYAGNDSVFIGKIQAGEIYNQSPRECRLNGIRRWVTPGSGEQVEADFHRRLQDLARETRTRISANYLFMAEAFRIDPADPLVSALQSAHTAAAGKPLPLGGKPFVDDGNAFCNRAGIPALTHGPLAHGAHTVSETVTLDELVRVARVYALTAAAYC